The segment GCAGCAATATCATAGTTGGCAAGCTGGACAACCAGTACAACATTATCTGGATGAAAGTGTTTGGCGGTGATGACAGCCTGACCGAACAGGCAAAGGCCATCTGTGCCACGAAAGATGGAGGATATGCTATCGTATCCACCACGAGTTCTACAAACGGGAGCATCACATCCTATTTTGGAGCCGATGATATCTGGTTGATAAAACTTGACTCGGGCGGCAATAAGATTTTTCAAAGAAATATTGGCAGCACAGGTGACGACAGAGCTATCTCCATTACAGAGACAGCAACAGGAGATCTGCTGATATTAGGTGCCAGTAACGGTTCTGATGGCGATATTTCATCGCACTACGGAGGTACCAATACTAATGACTGGATACTCATAAAGGCAGACTCTGCAGGCGTGTTGAAATGGGTAAAAACGATAGGAGGAACCGGTGATGAGGGAACTGAAGGCAGCGTACTGGCTGCTGATACGAACTACTATATCATTTCCGGCTCCAACTCAACAGACTATGACTGCAACGATACCTCGTGGTTTGATACAGCACAGACCGGATATAACTATCACCTGCTGAAACTGGACTCCGCAGGAGCAGTAACATGGGACCGGAGTTACGGCGGTAGCGATACAGACAAAGCAGTGGCAGCTATCTTTACCAAATCAGGCAACATCATGATAACAGGTTATACAAAATCTGTGGACTCGATGATACATGATAATAAATATGCTTTCAAAACCGGATGGCTTGTTCACGTCAAACCAAACGGTGATACTATCTATACAAGATCCACCAATCAATTTCAGAATAACAGCTATGGTACGGGCTCTGCCCTATGTAATGAAAATACTAATACACATATTACCGGCCCTCCCGACGTTGCCATACTATGTGAAGGCGGTAACAGGACAACAGCACAAAATATCAACATATCCTATATAGATGGCTGGTGGTATGACCATTCATATACAGCAAAAGAAACAGGAACTAAAAACGAAGATTGGGCGGGCGCCATTGTTAGCGTTGGAGACAGAATGTATGCTATTGCCGGCAGTTCTATAAAAACAGATACATCCTCAATGGCAGATAGCAGGTTGCTGAATACAGGAGACACCGGGGTGATCTACATTATCAATTACGGGTGGTACGGCGCAGTACAAGATATCAACAATAACAAAACAGAACTTACCGCTTACCCTAATCCTGCAGACGATATGGTATATATACAACTACCTGCCAATGCCCCGGAAGGAGCAATGATGGTTGTAAACAGC is part of the Chitinophagales bacterium genome and harbors:
- a CDS encoding T9SS type A sorting domain-containing protein — encoded protein: MKLRYFLLPVLLLCNISSSYATSYFRNFVVGNFYFGADSCGTRINCAITVENNKIVFAGHSNCNNQGNIPAAATQQKGSNIIVGKLDNQYNIIWMKVFGGDDSLTEQAKAICATKDGGYAIVSTTSSTNGSITSYFGADDIWLIKLDSGGNKIFQRNIGSTGDDRAISITETATGDLLILGASNGSDGDISSHYGGTNTNDWILIKADSAGVLKWVKTIGGTGDEGTEGSVLAADTNYYIISGSNSTDYDCNDTSWFDTAQTGYNYHLLKLDSAGAVTWDRSYGGSDTDKAVAAIFTKSGNIMITGYTKSVDSMIHDNKYAFKTGWLVHVKPNGDTIYTRSTNQFQNNSYGTGSALCNENTNTHITGPPDVAILCEGGNRTTAQNINISYIDGWWYDHSYTAKETGTKNEDWAGAIVSVGDRMYAIAGSSIKTDTSSMADSRLLNTGDTGVIYIINYGWYGAVQDINNNKTELTAYPNPADDMVYIQLPANAPEGAMMVVNSMGQEIYKSKTLRNSTEQKIDVSSWAAGWYYVLFSASDGQQAISRFVVQ